Proteins encoded by one window of Serratia nevei:
- a CDS encoding ABC transporter substrate-binding protein yields MKALVPSLLFLAVAASVNAQAATPANTLVIAQSIDDVVSFDPAQGFELTTVQSFNSLYQRLIQSDPHNPIDLKPTLASSWQAGADNRSLTFSLRPDARFASGNPLRPEDVIFSLSRVVKLNLEPSFILTQLGWNAKNVEQHLSKVDDHQVKISWSENVSPAFVLSLLSAPVSSIVDAKEALAHQQGDDLGHQWLNSHSAGSGPYKIRTYVPHEVVVLDANPGSPEGAPTLKTILIKNVPDPAARRLLIEQGDADIARNLGADQMAALKGKPGVKPLAIPYASLYFLQFNAKASPALGNPAFWEAARWLFDYKGIADDLLKGQFQSHQAFLPDGYLGALKDQPYSFNPQKAKEILAKAGLSNVSFRLDVNNQPPYLDIAQALQASFAQGGVKVELVPGISSQVSTKVKALNYDATLTSWGPDYFDPNTNAAAFAYNPEDGSKTLAWRANWQIPALSKLTLAATAENDTAKRVADYQQLQKQVQQSSPFVIGLQARSLIAVRDNLKGYVQGINPDMVFYSKVSK; encoded by the coding sequence ATGAAAGCGCTCGTTCCTTCTTTGCTGTTTTTGGCCGTGGCGGCCAGCGTTAACGCGCAGGCGGCGACGCCGGCCAACACGCTGGTGATCGCGCAGTCTATCGATGACGTGGTCAGCTTTGACCCGGCCCAGGGATTTGAGTTGACCACGGTGCAGTCGTTCAACAGCCTGTATCAGCGTCTGATCCAGTCTGATCCGCACAACCCTATCGATCTGAAACCGACATTGGCCAGCAGCTGGCAGGCCGGCGCCGACAATCGCAGCCTGACTTTCAGCCTGCGCCCGGACGCCAGGTTCGCCAGTGGCAATCCGCTGCGGCCGGAAGACGTGATCTTTTCGCTTTCGCGGGTGGTGAAACTGAATCTGGAGCCGTCGTTTATCCTGACGCAGCTGGGCTGGAACGCGAAGAACGTGGAGCAACACCTGAGCAAAGTGGATGACCACCAGGTAAAAATCAGCTGGAGTGAAAACGTCAGCCCGGCCTTCGTGCTCAGCCTGCTGTCGGCGCCGGTATCGTCGATCGTCGACGCCAAAGAGGCGCTGGCGCACCAGCAGGGCGACGATCTGGGGCACCAATGGTTGAACAGCCACTCCGCCGGCAGCGGCCCTTATAAAATCCGCACCTATGTGCCGCACGAAGTGGTGGTGCTGGACGCCAACCCAGGCTCGCCGGAAGGGGCGCCGACGCTGAAAACCATCCTGATCAAAAACGTGCCCGATCCGGCCGCGCGCCGCTTGCTGATCGAGCAGGGCGATGCCGATATCGCGCGCAACCTGGGGGCAGACCAGATGGCGGCCTTAAAGGGCAAGCCGGGCGTCAAACCCCTGGCGATTCCTTACGCTTCGCTTTATTTCCTGCAGTTCAACGCCAAGGCGTCACCGGCGCTCGGCAATCCGGCGTTCTGGGAGGCGGCGCGCTGGCTGTTCGATTACAAAGGCATCGCCGACGATCTGCTGAAAGGGCAGTTCCAGAGCCATCAGGCATTCCTGCCGGACGGTTATCTGGGGGCGCTCAAGGATCAGCCGTACAGCTTCAATCCGCAAAAAGCCAAAGAGATACTGGCCAAAGCGGGGCTCAGCAACGTCAGTTTCCGTCTGGACGTCAACAACCAGCCGCCGTACCTGGATATCGCCCAGGCGCTGCAGGCCAGCTTTGCCCAGGGCGGCGTGAAGGTGGAACTGGTGCCGGGCATCAGTTCGCAGGTCTCTACCAAGGTGAAAGCGCTTAACTACGATGCGACGCTGACCTCCTGGGGGCCGGATTATTTCGACCCTAACACCAATGCCGCAGCCTTCGCCTACAACCCGGAAGACGGCAGCAAGACGCTGGCCTGGCGCGCCAACTGGCAGATCCCGGCGCTGAGCAAGCTGACGCTGGCCGCCACCGCGGAAAACGACACCGCCAAACGGGTGGCCGACTACCAGCAACTGCAAAAACAGGTGCAGCAAAGCTCGCCGTTCGTCATCGGCCTGCAGGCGCGCAGCCTGATCGCGGTGCGTGACAACCTCAAGGGTTATGTGCAGGGCATCAACCCTGACATGGTGTTCTACAGCAAGGTCAGCAAGTAA
- a CDS encoding ABC transporter ATP-binding protein: MGTDNTLLNVERLAIGVPGLQPVALVKNISFSMGRERLALVGESGSGKSLTARALMGLLPPPLQLQAQRLTLGGEDLTCLSEHQWSRLRGDRVAMVMQDPKHALNPNQPIGRQVEEPLVLHAKLSRAERREKVLEMLAAVGLPDPAALCRRYPHQLSGGMGQRVMLAIALINDPQLLIADEPTSALDHQMRDQVLQLIDNLVAQRNMGLILISHDLQQVAHHCERVLVMYKGELLDQLPAAELAQATPPYTRTLWACRPSRETRGKPLPVLDRALLETLK, from the coding sequence ATGGGCACTGATAACACCTTATTGAACGTCGAACGCCTGGCGATCGGCGTGCCGGGGCTACAGCCGGTGGCGCTGGTGAAGAATATTTCGTTCAGCATGGGGCGGGAGCGGCTGGCGCTGGTCGGTGAGTCCGGCTCCGGCAAGTCGTTGACCGCGCGTGCGCTGATGGGGCTATTGCCGCCGCCGTTACAGCTGCAGGCGCAGCGCCTGACGTTGGGCGGTGAAGACTTAACGTGCCTGAGCGAGCACCAGTGGAGCCGGCTGCGCGGCGACCGGGTGGCGATGGTGATGCAAGATCCCAAGCATGCGTTGAATCCCAATCAGCCGATCGGCCGTCAGGTGGAGGAGCCGCTGGTGCTGCATGCAAAGCTGAGTCGCGCCGAGCGGCGTGAAAAAGTGCTGGAGATGCTGGCGGCGGTGGGCTTGCCCGATCCGGCGGCGCTGTGCCGCCGCTATCCGCATCAGCTCTCCGGCGGCATGGGGCAGCGGGTGATGCTGGCCATTGCGCTGATCAACGATCCGCAGCTGTTGATTGCCGACGAACCGACTTCGGCGCTGGATCACCAGATGCGCGATCAGGTGCTGCAGCTGATAGACAATCTGGTGGCGCAACGCAATATGGGGCTGATCCTGATCAGCCACGATTTGCAGCAGGTGGCGCACCACTGCGAGCGGGTACTGGTGATGTACAAAGGTGAGCTGTTGGATCAGCTGCCGGCGGCAGAGCTGGCGCAGGCCACGCCCCCTTATACCCGCACGCTGTGGGCGTGTCGGCCGAGCCGCGAGACGCGCGGCAAACCGCTGCCGGTGCTGGATCGCGCGCTGTTGGAGACGTTGAAATGA
- the lpxO gene encoding lipid A hydroxylase LpxO yields the protein MKYIILILLILCVVYVHYRGRVRYNVWRQLSDHSTFTAPLNVFMYLFSRVPTTPYLKPEQFPELAVLRENWETIRDEGQKLMEIQQIKASDQFNDAGFNSFFKTGWKRFYLKWYEDSHPSAMTLCPQTTELLRSLPSVKAAMFAELPDGSRLPRHRDPYAGSLRYHLGLITPNDDRCFIEVDGERYSWRDGEGVMFDETYLHYAENQSGQNRLILFCDIERPMRYRWAQVVNHWLGRNLMSAATAPNEEGDRTGGVNKMFKYIYAIRRVGKRLKAWNRTGYYIIKWILFGGIAAAIFFSV from the coding sequence ATGAAATATATCATTCTGATTTTGCTTATTTTATGCGTCGTCTATGTGCATTACCGCGGGCGGGTTCGCTACAACGTGTGGCGACAGCTGTCTGACCATTCCACCTTTACCGCACCGCTGAACGTCTTTATGTACCTGTTTTCCCGCGTGCCGACCACGCCGTACCTGAAGCCGGAGCAGTTCCCTGAGCTGGCGGTACTGCGGGAGAATTGGGAAACCATCCGCGACGAAGGACAGAAGCTGATGGAGATCCAGCAGATCAAAGCGTCCGATCAATTCAACGACGCCGGGTTCAACTCGTTCTTCAAGACCGGCTGGAAACGCTTTTATCTGAAATGGTATGAGGACAGCCATCCTTCCGCCATGACCCTGTGCCCGCAGACCACGGAACTGCTGCGCAGCCTGCCTTCGGTCAAGGCGGCGATGTTCGCCGAACTGCCGGACGGCAGCCGTTTGCCGCGCCACCGCGATCCTTACGCCGGTTCGCTGCGTTATCACCTGGGGCTGATTACCCCCAACGATGACCGCTGCTTCATCGAGGTGGACGGCGAGCGCTACAGCTGGCGCGACGGTGAAGGCGTGATGTTCGATGAAACTTACCTGCACTACGCGGAAAATCAGAGCGGGCAGAATCGTCTGATCCTGTTCTGCGACATCGAACGGCCGATGCGCTACCGCTGGGCGCAGGTGGTGAACCACTGGCTGGGGCGCAATCTGATGAGCGCCGCCACCGCGCCGAACGAAGAGGGCGATCGCACCGGCGGCGTCAACAAGATGTTCAAATACATCTATGCGATACGCCGGGTGGGGAAACGCCTGAAGGCCTGGAACCGCACCGGTTATTACATCATCAAGTGGATTTTGTTCGGGGGGATCGCCGCGGCGATATTCTTCTCGGTATAA
- the cbl gene encoding HTH-type transcriptional regulator Cbl has product MNFQQLKIIRESARCNYNLTEVANTLFTSQSGVSRHIRELEEELGIEIFIRRGKRLLGMTEPGKELLVVAERILNDANNIRRLADVFSSNDSGQLHIATTHTQARYSLPGVIKEFRALYPRVRVVLNQGSPEEIVSMLAAGEADIGIASERLMSDESLAAFPYYRWHHTILVPEGHELTRQPQVTLEMLSTLPLITYRQGITGRAKLDAAFKAAGLTPDIALSAQDSDVIKTYVELGLGVGVLADMSYEKERDRGLVSLNAEHLFEPNTVWLGLKRSQLQRNYAWRFIQLCNPTLSLTEIKDKVFSSQLDAVIDYQI; this is encoded by the coding sequence ATGAACTTTCAACAATTAAAAATTATTCGCGAATCGGCGCGCTGCAACTACAACCTGACCGAGGTCGCCAATACCTTATTTACTTCGCAGTCCGGCGTCAGCCGGCATATTCGCGAGCTGGAAGAAGAGCTGGGCATTGAAATATTCATTCGTCGCGGCAAGCGGCTGCTGGGCATGACCGAACCCGGCAAAGAGCTGCTGGTGGTAGCGGAACGCATTCTCAACGACGCCAATAACATCCGTCGCCTGGCGGACGTCTTCAGTAGCAACGATTCGGGGCAGCTGCATATCGCGACGACGCATACCCAGGCGCGCTACAGCCTGCCGGGGGTCATCAAAGAGTTTCGCGCGCTTTACCCGCGGGTGCGGGTGGTGCTCAATCAGGGCAGCCCGGAGGAGATCGTCTCTATGCTGGCCGCCGGCGAAGCCGATATCGGCATCGCCAGCGAACGGCTGATGAGCGACGAATCGCTGGCGGCGTTCCCTTACTATCGCTGGCATCACACCATTCTGGTGCCGGAAGGGCACGAGTTGACGCGTCAGCCGCAGGTGACGCTGGAGATGCTCAGTACCTTGCCGCTGATCACTTACCGTCAGGGGATTACCGGGCGCGCGAAGCTGGATGCGGCGTTCAAAGCGGCGGGTCTGACGCCGGACATCGCGCTCAGTGCGCAGGATTCCGACGTGATTAAAACTTACGTCGAGCTGGGGTTGGGCGTGGGTGTGCTGGCGGACATGTCGTATGAAAAAGAGCGCGATCGCGGGTTGGTGAGCCTCAACGCCGAGCACCTGTTTGAACCCAATACGGTATGGCTGGGCCTGAAACGCAGCCAGCTGCAGCGCAACTATGCCTGGCGTTTTATCCAGCTGTGCAACCCGACGCTGTCGCTGACCGAAATCAAGGACAAGGTCTTCTCGTCGCAGCTGGATGCGGTGATTGACTACCAGATTTAG
- a CDS encoding ABC transporter permease has product MAAELSASAGAARRYWRWGGRLLGGALSLALTLLGLLLFTFMLSHLAPIDPALQVAGDHASEATYAQVRHELGLDQPLPMQFWRYLVHLAHGDLGISRITAQPVLSDLLRTFPATVELATCAIILGALGGITLAFLAVLRPGSWLDNAARLLSLIGYSVPIFWLSLLGLLLFYATLHWSAGPGRLDDIYLYSMEPRSGFVLIDSWLSGDREMFYNAIGHLWLPVVALALLSMAGITRLLRAAMLEECNKEYVTLARSKGAGRLRILLRHVFPNVLGTLITVLSLSYASLLEGAVLTETVFAWPGVGRYLTSALFAADTPAILGATLLIGTCFVLLNALADALTYLVDPRTR; this is encoded by the coding sequence ATGGCCGCTGAACTGTCCGCCAGCGCCGGGGCGGCCCGGCGGTATTGGCGCTGGGGCGGGCGGCTGCTCGGCGGCGCGCTGTCGCTGGCGCTGACGTTGCTTGGCCTGCTGCTGTTCACCTTCATGCTGTCGCACCTGGCGCCGATCGATCCGGCGCTGCAGGTGGCGGGCGATCACGCCAGTGAAGCCACCTATGCGCAGGTGCGGCACGAGCTGGGATTGGATCAGCCGTTACCGATGCAGTTTTGGCGTTATCTGGTGCACCTGGCGCACGGCGATTTGGGCATTTCGCGCATCACCGCCCAGCCGGTGTTGAGCGATCTGCTGCGTACCTTCCCGGCGACGGTGGAGCTGGCCACCTGCGCCATTATCCTCGGCGCCCTCGGCGGCATTACGCTGGCGTTTCTGGCGGTGCTCAGGCCGGGCAGCTGGCTGGATAACGCGGCGCGTCTGCTGTCGCTGATCGGTTATTCGGTGCCGATTTTCTGGCTGAGCCTGCTCGGGCTGCTGCTGTTCTATGCCACGCTGCACTGGTCGGCGGGGCCGGGGCGGCTCGACGACATCTACTTGTACAGCATGGAGCCGCGCAGCGGTTTCGTGTTGATCGACAGCTGGCTGTCCGGCGATCGCGAAATGTTCTACAACGCGATCGGCCACCTGTGGCTGCCGGTCGTGGCGTTGGCGCTGCTGTCGATGGCGGGCATTACCCGATTGCTGCGCGCGGCGATGCTGGAAGAGTGCAACAAGGAATACGTGACGCTGGCGCGTTCCAAGGGGGCCGGGCGCCTGCGCATTCTGCTGCGCCATGTGTTTCCCAACGTACTGGGCACGCTGATCACCGTACTGTCTCTCTCCTATGCCAGCCTGCTGGAAGGGGCGGTATTGACCGAAACGGTGTTCGCCTGGCCCGGCGTCGGGCGTTATCTGACCTCGGCGCTGTTTGCTGCTGACACGCCGGCGATCCTCGGCGCCACGTTGCTGATCGGCACCTGTTTCGTGCTGTTGAATGCGCTGGCCGACGCCTTGACCTATTTAGTGGATCCGCGAACCCGATGA
- a CDS encoding siderophore-interacting protein — MTTEAPRSRAPYLIAVSAVQDITPHLRRITFTAPDLRYYPANAAAAHIKVFLPLAGQTQPDLPTLTENGPRWAADAVRPIVRTYSIRAVRPEQAEVDIEFAIHDHQGPAVDFARQAKAGDKIGISNPGGPKPMLPAADFYCLAGDPSSLPALAALLENLPPHSAGRAFVRVDSTADVIDLRKPAGVEVNWIVGGTENTDDLIARFRAQSLPQGETHFWLAGEDRLVVELRRYLRRERQCDRNRLYAVPYWREGLNEEGYHNKRHEIMDNIDD, encoded by the coding sequence GTGACTACCGAAGCCCCTCGCTCACGCGCCCCCTACCTGATCGCCGTCAGCGCCGTACAGGACATTACGCCGCACCTGCGCCGCATCACCTTTACCGCACCCGATCTGCGCTACTACCCGGCCAACGCCGCCGCTGCGCACATCAAGGTCTTTTTGCCGCTCGCCGGCCAAACCCAGCCGGATCTGCCGACGCTGACCGAAAACGGCCCCCGCTGGGCGGCGGACGCCGTGCGCCCGATCGTGCGTACCTATTCCATTCGCGCCGTGCGCCCGGAACAGGCGGAGGTGGACATCGAGTTCGCGATCCACGATCACCAGGGCCCGGCGGTCGACTTTGCGCGCCAGGCGAAGGCCGGCGATAAAATCGGCATCAGCAACCCGGGTGGCCCCAAACCGATGTTGCCGGCGGCCGATTTCTACTGCCTGGCGGGCGATCCCTCCTCACTGCCTGCGCTGGCCGCGCTGCTGGAGAATCTGCCGCCGCACAGCGCCGGGCGCGCTTTCGTCCGCGTCGACAGCACCGCCGACGTGATTGATCTGAGAAAACCGGCCGGCGTTGAGGTGAATTGGATCGTTGGCGGCACGGAGAACACCGACGACCTGATCGCCCGTTTCCGCGCACAATCCCTGCCGCAGGGCGAAACGCACTTCTGGCTCGCCGGTGAAGATCGCCTGGTGGTAGAACTGCGCCGTTACCTGCGCCGTGAACGTCAATGCGATCGTAATCGTCTTTATGCCGTACCTTACTGGCGTGAGGGGCTAAATGAAGAGGGTTACCACAATAAACGGCATGAAATCATGGATAATATTGACGACTAA
- the chaB gene encoding putative cation transport regulator ChaB: MPYQDTNDLPDNVKHVLPAHAQAIYKEAFNSAWQQYRDPEDRRGDDSREETAHKVAWAAVKQSYRKGDDERWHKK, translated from the coding sequence ATGCCATACCAAGACACGAACGACTTGCCGGACAATGTGAAGCATGTGCTGCCGGCCCATGCTCAGGCGATCTATAAAGAAGCGTTCAACAGCGCCTGGCAACAATACCGGGATCCTGAAGACCGACGCGGTGACGACAGCCGGGAGGAGACGGCGCACAAGGTGGCCTGGGCGGCGGTCAAGCAAAGCTATCGCAAGGGCGACGATGAGCGTTGGCACAAAAAGTAA
- a CDS encoding gamma-glutamylcyclotransferase, with protein sequence MLTRDFLQKADCKTAFGAIEESLLLTPEQRAASLDCTLSRRPDHSPVWVFGYGSLMWNPVFESEEVRPAMLQGWHRAFCMRLTAGRGTLHQPGRMLALKEGGQTTGLAFRLPESKLREELELLWKREMITDCYVPTWCELQLEGGEVVTALVFVMNAQHPLFEADTSHQVIAPLIASASGPLGTNAQYLFALDNELKHHGMQDDCIGDLVRYVQQWLQQNRPGAFGAEATA encoded by the coding sequence GTGTTAACGCGAGATTTTCTGCAAAAAGCGGATTGCAAAACCGCATTCGGCGCTATTGAGGAGTCGCTGTTGCTGACGCCTGAACAGCGCGCAGCCTCGTTGGATTGCACGTTATCGCGCCGGCCGGATCACAGCCCGGTTTGGGTATTCGGTTACGGTTCGCTGATGTGGAACCCGGTTTTTGAATCGGAAGAAGTGCGGCCTGCCATGCTGCAGGGCTGGCACCGGGCGTTCTGCATGCGCTTGACCGCCGGGCGCGGCACGCTGCATCAGCCGGGGCGCATGCTGGCGCTGAAAGAGGGCGGCCAGACCACCGGATTGGCCTTCCGTCTGCCGGAAAGCAAGCTGCGCGAAGAGCTGGAGCTGCTGTGGAAGCGCGAAATGATCACCGATTGCTACGTGCCGACCTGGTGTGAGCTGCAGCTTGAGGGCGGTGAGGTTGTCACTGCGCTGGTGTTCGTGATGAACGCGCAGCACCCGCTGTTTGAAGCAGACACCAGCCACCAGGTGATCGCGCCATTGATCGCCAGCGCCAGCGGCCCGCTGGGCACCAACGCGCAATACCTGTTTGCGCTGGATAACGAGCTGAAGCACCACGGCATGCAGGATGATTGCATCGGCGATCTGGTGCGCTATGTACAGCAATGGTTGCAGCAGAACCGGCCCGGCGCTTTCGGGGCGGAGGCCACGGCCTGA
- the phoH gene encoding phosphate starvation-inducible protein PhoH has protein sequence MGRQKAVIKARREAKRVIRRDARSHRQLEEESVTSLVQMGGVESIGMARDKRDSSPIEARTEAQGHYLSAIENKQLIFATGEAGCGKTFISAAKAAEALIHKEVDRIIVTRPVLQADEDLGFLPGDISEKFAPYFRPVYDILVRRLGSSFMQYCLRPEIGKVEIAPFAYMRGRTFENAVVILDEAQNVTASQMKMFLTRLGENVTVIVNGDVTQCDLPRGVKSGLSDALERFEEDEMIGVIRFEKQDCVRSALCQRTLNAYS, from the coding sequence ATGGGTAGACAGAAAGCAGTGATCAAAGCACGTCGTGAAGCGAAACGCGTTATTCGTCGTGACGCTCGTAGTCATCGCCAGCTGGAAGAAGAGTCTGTGACCTCGCTGGTGCAAATGGGGGGAGTCGAGTCTATCGGCATGGCGCGAGACAAGCGCGATAGCTCACCCATCGAGGCTAGAACCGAAGCTCAGGGTCATTACTTATCAGCCATAGAGAATAAGCAGCTGATCTTCGCCACCGGCGAAGCCGGCTGTGGCAAAACATTCATCAGCGCCGCCAAGGCGGCGGAGGCGCTGATCCATAAAGAGGTGGATCGGATTATCGTTACCCGTCCTGTTTTGCAGGCGGATGAAGACCTTGGCTTCTTGCCGGGTGATATCTCCGAGAAATTCGCGCCTTATTTCCGCCCGGTGTATGACATTCTGGTGCGCCGTTTAGGCTCTTCCTTTATGCAGTACTGCCTGCGCCCGGAAATCGGCAAGGTAGAGATTGCGCCGTTCGCTTATATGCGCGGACGCACCTTCGAAAATGCGGTCGTTATCCTGGATGAAGCCCAGAACGTGACCGCCAGCCAGATGAAAATGTTCCTGACCCGCCTGGGAGAAAACGTGACGGTTATCGTCAACGGCGACGTGACCCAGTGCGACTTGCCGCGCGGCGTGAAATCCGGCCTCAGCGACGCGCTGGAGCGCTTCGAAGAGGACGAGATGATTGGCGTTATCCGCTTTGAGAAACAGGACTGTGTGCGCTCTGCTTTGTGCCAGCGCACGCTCAACGCTTACAGTTAA
- a CDS encoding ABC transporter ATP-binding protein, with the protein MSVIALENLSVSHRQGYELRTVVHEVNLRIESGECFGLVGPSGCGKSSLLWVLAGLNGSWQGNFELLGRRLQPGQAFTGELRREVQMVFQDPYASLHPKHRLLRTLSEPLKLLKESDIERKISAGFRQVGLDPRLLDRYPHQLSGGQRQRVAIVRALLLRPKLLLLDEPTSALDMSVQAEILNLLNELKQAGDLTMVLVSHDADVIDHMCDRSVAMAHGRIIV; encoded by the coding sequence ATGAGCGTGATTGCACTGGAGAACCTGAGCGTCAGTCACCGCCAGGGCTACGAACTGCGCACCGTGGTGCATGAGGTTAACCTGCGCATCGAATCGGGCGAGTGTTTCGGGCTGGTTGGGCCTTCCGGCTGCGGCAAGTCCTCTTTGCTGTGGGTGCTGGCCGGGCTGAACGGCAGCTGGCAGGGCAACTTTGAGTTGCTGGGGCGGCGGCTGCAGCCGGGGCAGGCGTTTACCGGCGAACTGCGGCGCGAGGTGCAAATGGTGTTTCAAGATCCCTATGCTTCGCTACACCCCAAACACCGGCTTTTGCGTACGCTGTCGGAGCCGCTCAAGCTGCTGAAGGAAAGCGACATCGAACGTAAAATCAGCGCGGGCTTTCGCCAGGTGGGGTTGGATCCGCGCCTGCTGGATCGCTACCCGCATCAGCTGTCGGGCGGCCAGCGGCAGCGCGTGGCGATCGTGCGCGCATTGTTGCTGCGGCCGAAGCTGCTGTTGCTGGACGAACCGACTTCGGCGTTGGACATGTCGGTGCAGGCGGAGATCCTCAACCTGCTCAACGAGCTGAAACAGGCGGGCGATCTGACTATGGTGCTGGTCAGCCACGATGCGGACGTGATTGACCACATGTGCGATCGTTCGGTGGCGATGGCGCACGGCCGCATCATCGTTTGA
- a CDS encoding ABC transporter permease produces MSQYLSEHEPQSEPVVGYRRGRRLTTLTLGAALVAILIVTALLAPWLAPFDPNLQHIELRLLPPSAAHWLGTDGFGRDLLSRVIYGARPTLILVSLILVLTIPIGLLVGIGAGYLGGWVERILMRLTDIFLSLPSLVIALAFVAVMGPGLMNGALALALTSWPAFARQARAETLALRRSDYLAAARMQGINGLRLMVGHILPLCLPSAVVRAALSLGGIILSAAGLGFLGMGVAPPTAEWGSMVAEGSKVIFDQWWVAAAPGGAILFASLAFNLLGDGLRDKMDPRHGH; encoded by the coding sequence ATGAGCCAATATCTCTCTGAACACGAACCGCAAAGCGAGCCGGTCGTCGGTTACCGCCGCGGTCGGCGCCTGACCACGCTGACGCTGGGCGCGGCACTGGTGGCGATTTTGATCGTCACCGCGCTGCTGGCCCCGTGGCTGGCGCCTTTCGATCCCAATCTGCAGCATATCGAGCTGCGGCTATTGCCGCCTTCCGCCGCACATTGGCTGGGCACCGACGGCTTCGGCCGCGATTTGCTCTCCCGCGTGATTTACGGCGCGCGGCCGACGCTGATTCTGGTGTCGCTGATTCTGGTGTTGACCATACCCATCGGCCTGCTGGTCGGCATTGGCGCCGGTTATCTTGGCGGCTGGGTAGAGCGCATTTTGATGCGCCTGACCGACATTTTCTTGTCGCTGCCGAGCCTGGTGATCGCGCTGGCGTTTGTGGCGGTCATGGGGCCGGGGCTGATGAACGGCGCGCTGGCGCTGGCATTGACCAGCTGGCCGGCCTTTGCCCGCCAGGCGCGGGCCGAAACCCTGGCGCTGCGCCGCAGCGACTATCTGGCGGCGGCGCGCATGCAGGGCATCAACGGGCTGCGGCTGATGGTCGGCCATATTTTACCGCTGTGCCTGCCGAGTGCGGTGGTGCGCGCGGCGCTGAGTCTGGGGGGCATCATCCTGTCCGCTGCCGGTCTGGGGTTCCTCGGCATGGGCGTCGCGCCGCCGACCGCCGAATGGGGCTCGATGGTGGCCGAAGGCAGTAAAGTGATTTTCGACCAATGGTGGGTCGCCGCCGCGCCGGGCGGGGCGATCCTGTTCGCCAGCCTGGCGTTTAACCTGCTGGGCGATGGCCTGCGCGACAAAATGGATCCTCGTCATGGGCACTGA
- the chaA gene encoding sodium-potassium/proton antiporter ChaA has translation MKSQHDPGRSTKSRHTEYSLIFPIAALVVLNLWSSTTYFPLIVGINILALVGILSSAFSVVRHADVLAHRLGEPYGSLILSLSVVILEVSLISALMATGDAAPALMRDTLYSIIMIVSAGLVGFALLLGGRKFATQYVNLGGIKQYLMAIFPLAVIVLVFPSALPGGNFSTGQALLVALISAAMYGVFLVIQTKTHQSLFVYEHEDDDGDPHHGKPSSHSSAWHAAWLVVHLIAVIAVTKFNANPLEGLLTKMNAPAQFTGFLVALLILSPEGLGALRAVLNNQVQRAMNLFFGSVLATISLTVPAVTIIATLTGQTLIFGLQTPHIVVMLTVLLLCQLSFSTGRTNVLNGTAHLALFAAYMMTIFA, from the coding sequence ATGAAGTCGCAACACGATCCTGGCCGATCCACCAAATCTCGCCACACCGAATACTCGCTGATCTTCCCCATCGCCGCGCTGGTGGTGTTGAATCTGTGGAGCAGCACCACTTACTTTCCGCTGATCGTCGGCATCAATATTCTCGCGCTGGTGGGGATCCTCAGCAGCGCCTTCAGCGTGGTGCGCCATGCCGACGTGCTCGCCCACCGTTTGGGGGAACCCTACGGCTCGCTGATCCTCAGCCTGTCGGTGGTGATCCTCGAGGTCAGCCTGATCTCGGCGCTGATGGCCACCGGCGACGCCGCGCCGGCGCTGATGCGCGACACGCTGTATTCCATCATCATGATCGTTTCCGCCGGCCTGGTCGGTTTCGCGCTGCTGCTCGGCGGGCGCAAGTTCGCCACCCAGTACGTCAACCTGGGCGGCATTAAACAGTATCTAATGGCAATTTTCCCGCTGGCGGTGATCGTGCTGGTGTTCCCGAGCGCGCTGCCGGGCGGTAACTTCAGCACCGGGCAGGCGCTGTTGGTGGCGCTGATCTCCGCCGCCATGTATGGCGTGTTCCTGGTGATCCAGACCAAAACCCACCAGAGCCTGTTCGTGTATGAGCATGAAGACGACGATGGCGACCCGCATCACGGCAAGCCCTCTTCGCACAGCAGCGCCTGGCATGCCGCTTGGCTCGTCGTGCACCTGATCGCGGTTATCGCCGTCACCAAGTTCAACGCCAATCCGCTGGAAGGCCTGCTGACCAAGATGAATGCGCCGGCGCAGTTTACCGGTTTCCTGGTGGCGCTGCTGATCCTGTCGCCTGAAGGGCTGGGCGCGCTGCGCGCCGTGTTGAACAATCAGGTGCAACGCGCCATGAACCTGTTCTTCGGTTCGGTGTTGGCGACCATCTCCCTGACGGTACCGGCGGTCACCATCATCGCCACCCTAACCGGGCAGACGCTGATCTTCGGGCTGCAAACGCCGCATATCGTGGTGATGCTGACGGTGTTGCTGCTGTGCCAGCTGTCGTTCTCGACCGGCCGCACCAACGTGCTGAACGGCACCGCCCACCTGGCGCTGTTCGCCGCCTACATGATGACTATCTTCGCCTGA